The following coding sequences lie in one Nitratireductor mangrovi genomic window:
- a CDS encoding NAD-dependent succinate-semialdehyde dehydrogenase encodes MNAIAMFQKTSLSALRDPRLFREFAYVDGAWTAGSATETIDVSDPSDGRRVGAVPALTATDVDVAIDAAHRAFAAWSAALPQARSAILRRWFELIVEAREDLAHLMVEEQGKPISEALGEIDYAASFIEFYAEEAKRVNVESVTSHLARAEMSVIRQPSGVAALITPWNFPSAMLTRKAAAALAAGCTIVAHPSSETPFSALALAELAERAGMPAGVFNVLTGRAANVVGAMTASPLVRVVSFTGSTEIGRLLYAQSAPTVKRLVMELGGHAPFIAFADCDFDRAVDRAVSAKFATSGQDCLAANRFYIERPIYERFVAAFAERVSVMRVGAGLSDPDIGPLINARAVAKQAQHVADALSHGARLVTGGKAHAAGENFFEPTVLADVDDAALIMREETFGPVAAFQPFDCEQEVVAKANAAETGLVAYLHTEDNGRSARLSRQLEFGMVAINRTKITGAPVPFGGVKQAGLGREGSRHGMEAFTEIKYICREAD; translated from the coding sequence ATGAACGCCATCGCCATGTTTCAGAAAACGTCGCTATCCGCTTTGCGCGATCCGCGCCTTTTCCGCGAGTTCGCCTATGTCGACGGCGCCTGGACCGCCGGTTCTGCGACCGAAACCATTGATGTCAGCGACCCCTCGGACGGCCGCCGCGTCGGCGCCGTGCCGGCACTGACGGCAACCGACGTTGACGTGGCCATCGACGCCGCGCATCGCGCCTTCGCCGCCTGGTCGGCAGCGCTGCCGCAGGCGCGTTCTGCGATCCTGCGGCGCTGGTTCGAACTGATCGTTGAGGCGCGCGAGGACCTCGCCCATCTCATGGTCGAGGAGCAGGGCAAGCCGATTTCCGAAGCGCTCGGCGAGATCGACTACGCCGCCTCCTTCATCGAGTTCTACGCCGAGGAGGCGAAACGCGTGAATGTCGAGAGCGTGACCTCGCATCTGGCAAGGGCTGAGATGTCCGTCATCCGCCAGCCGAGCGGAGTCGCAGCGCTCATCACGCCGTGGAACTTTCCCTCCGCCATGCTGACGCGCAAGGCAGCCGCCGCGCTCGCCGCCGGCTGCACGATTGTCGCGCATCCGTCGTCGGAGACGCCCTTTTCGGCGCTGGCGCTGGCCGAACTTGCCGAGCGCGCCGGCATGCCCGCCGGCGTCTTCAACGTGTTGACCGGCCGCGCCGCCAACGTGGTCGGCGCCATGACCGCCTCGCCTCTGGTGCGGGTCGTCTCCTTCACCGGCTCGACCGAGATCGGCCGGCTGCTTTACGCCCAGTCGGCGCCGACGGTGAAGCGCCTCGTCATGGAGCTCGGCGGCCACGCGCCCTTCATCGCCTTTGCCGACTGCGATTTCGACCGCGCCGTCGACCGTGCTGTCAGCGCCAAGTTCGCGACCTCGGGCCAGGACTGCCTTGCGGCCAACCGTTTCTACATCGAACGGCCGATCTACGAGCGCTTCGTCGCCGCATTCGCCGAACGCGTGAGCGTCATGCGCGTCGGGGCGGGGCTCAGCGATCCCGACATCGGCCCGCTCATCAATGCCCGTGCGGTCGCCAAGCAGGCCCAGCATGTCGCCGATGCGCTGTCGCATGGCGCTCGGCTCGTGACCGGCGGCAAGGCGCACGCGGCAGGCGAGAACTTCTTCGAGCCCACGGTTCTGGCCGATGTAGACGACGCGGCGCTGATTATGCGCGAGGAGACCTTCGGTCCCGTCGCCGCCTTCCAGCCCTTCGACTGCGAGCAGGAGGTGGTCGCCAAGGCCAACGCCGCCGAGACCGGGCTCGTCGCCTACCTCCACACCGAGGACAATGGCCGCAGCGCGCGGCTGTCGCGCCAGCTCGAATTCGGCATGGTCGCGATCAATCGCACCAAGATCACCGGCGCGCCGGTGCCGTTCGGCGGCGTCAAGCAGGCCGGGCTCGGCCGCGAAGGCTCACGCCACGGCATGGAAGCCTTCACCGAGATCAAGTACATCTGCCGCGAAGCCGACTGA
- a CDS encoding Lrp/AsnC family transcriptional regulator: MLKLDDRDLKILAILREEGRISKSELARRVNLTAAPCWERLKRLEQAGIITGYRAEVALKKITPHVVVFMAAELEHHRAENFQVFERAVGRHDEVVACWAVGGGFDYILQIIARDIDAYQRLVDDLLDAKVGLARYFTYVVTKQVKLSAKLPLSELVDLPTEKE; the protein is encoded by the coding sequence ATGCTGAAGCTCGACGACCGCGACCTGAAGATTCTTGCCATCCTGCGTGAGGAAGGCAGGATTTCGAAATCCGAGCTCGCCAGGCGGGTCAATCTGACGGCTGCGCCGTGCTGGGAGCGGCTGAAGCGGCTCGAACAGGCCGGCATCATCACCGGCTACCGGGCCGAGGTGGCGCTGAAGAAGATCACGCCGCATGTCGTGGTCTTCATGGCGGCGGAGCTCGAGCACCACCGGGCCGAGAATTTCCAGGTATTTGAGCGCGCCGTCGGCCGGCATGACGAGGTTGTCGCTTGCTGGGCCGTCGGCGGCGGGTTCGACTACATCCTGCAGATTATCGCGCGCGACATCGACGCTTACCAGCGTCTGGTCGACGACCTGCTCGATGCCAAGGTCGGGCTGGCGCGCTATTTCACCTATGTGGTGACCAAGCAGGTCAAGCTGTCAGCGAAACTTCCCCTGTCCGAACTCGTTGACCTGCCAACAGAAAAAGAATGA
- a CDS encoding cyclodeaminase has protein sequence MADDITILTEAELRRAVRLDLEAVAVVEQAFAALASGKVVMPPILSMAIPAANGEVDVKTAYIPGFDGFAIKVSPGFFDNPKLGLPSLNGLMILFSAKTGLVDALLLDNGYLTDVRTAAAGAVAAKHLAPADVATAGVIGAGVQARLQIEAARLVRPFGRVLVWARDGAKAAACASDITATLGIEARAESDPARLVAESQLVVTTTPAEEPVLKADWLHPGLHVTAMGSDQAGKNEIDPRALVEAGLYVADRVSQCEKLGELRSAIAMGLWKGGTPPELGEIVSGSKPGRVSEDQVTICDLTGTGAQDTAIATFAMAAARQAGAGSVIST, from the coding sequence ATGGCAGATGACATCACCATCCTGACCGAGGCGGAACTGCGCCGGGCGGTGCGCCTCGACCTCGAAGCGGTCGCCGTCGTCGAGCAGGCCTTTGCCGCCCTTGCGTCTGGCAAGGTGGTGATGCCACCGATCCTGTCGATGGCGATCCCGGCCGCCAATGGCGAAGTCGACGTCAAGACCGCCTACATTCCGGGCTTCGACGGTTTCGCGATCAAGGTCAGCCCGGGCTTTTTCGACAATCCGAAGCTTGGCCTGCCCAGCCTCAACGGTCTGATGATCCTTTTTTCTGCAAAGACCGGGCTGGTCGACGCGCTGCTGCTCGACAACGGCTATCTCACCGACGTCAGGACCGCTGCCGCCGGCGCGGTCGCGGCCAAGCACCTGGCGCCGGCCGACGTTGCGACCGCCGGTGTTATCGGCGCCGGCGTGCAGGCGCGCCTGCAGATCGAGGCGGCGCGGCTGGTGCGGCCGTTCGGCCGCGTCCTGGTCTGGGCCCGCGATGGCGCAAAAGCTGCCGCCTGCGCCTCGGACATCACGGCAACGCTCGGCATCGAGGCGCGTGCCGAAAGCGATCCGGCGCGTCTCGTCGCCGAATCACAGCTTGTCGTCACGACCACGCCGGCCGAGGAGCCGGTGCTCAAGGCTGACTGGCTGCATCCGGGCCTTCATGTTACCGCCATGGGCTCCGACCAGGCCGGCAAGAACGAGATCGATCCCCGGGCGCTTGTCGAGGCCGGGCTCTATGTCGCCGATCGCGTCAGCCAGTGCGAAAAACTTGGCGAATTGCGCAGTGCGATCGCGATGGGCCTATGGAAAGGCGGCACGCCGCCGGAACTCGGCGAGATCGTCTCCGGCTCCAAACCGGGCAGGGTGAGTGAGGATCAGGTGACGATCTGCGACCTGACCGGTACTGGCGCCCAGGACACGGCGATCGCCACCTTCGCGATGGCCGCGGCGCGCCAGGCCGGGGCCGGGTCGGTTATCTCGACGTGA
- the eutB gene encoding hydroxyectoine utilization dehydratase EutB → MTALTLADILTARRTIAGTVTYTPLIPSLFLADTVGSDFLLKLETTQPVGAFKLRGAVNAVFNLPAGTRGVTCCSTGNHGRGVAFAARARGIRAVICMSSLVPQTKVDGIRALGAEVRIVGRSQDDALAESQRLCEAEGLTEISPFDDPYVIAGQGTIGLEILEQRPDIATILVPLSGGGLAGGVGAAAKTINPSIRVVGISMDRGAAMHASLAAGKPVEVEEVASLADSLGGGIGLDNKLSFQLCRDHLDDVILVTEEEIYRAMQVHYYEDRLVCEGASAVGAAAALAGKLDGLDGPVATIITGRNVDMRAYTSIVNGADVTLGAITVTGTAYGR, encoded by the coding sequence ATGACTGCCCTGACGCTTGCCGACATCCTGACCGCCCGCCGAACGATCGCGGGCACGGTGACCTACACGCCGCTGATCCCGTCGCTGTTCCTGGCTGACACGGTTGGCAGCGACTTTCTGCTCAAGCTCGAGACCACCCAGCCGGTCGGCGCCTTCAAGCTGCGCGGCGCGGTCAATGCTGTCTTCAACCTGCCCGCGGGTACCCGAGGCGTCACCTGCTGTTCGACCGGCAATCATGGGCGCGGCGTTGCCTTCGCGGCGCGGGCGCGCGGCATCAGGGCGGTGATCTGCATGTCGTCGCTGGTGCCGCAAACCAAGGTCGACGGCATCCGCGCGCTGGGGGCCGAGGTCAGGATCGTCGGCAGGAGCCAGGACGACGCGTTGGCCGAAAGCCAGCGGTTGTGCGAGGCCGAAGGCCTGACCGAGATATCGCCCTTCGACGATCCTTATGTGATCGCCGGCCAGGGCACGATCGGGCTCGAAATTCTGGAGCAGCGCCCCGACATCGCGACCATCCTCGTTCCGCTTTCCGGCGGCGGGCTCGCCGGCGGCGTGGGCGCAGCCGCGAAGACGATCAACCCGTCGATCCGGGTCGTCGGCATTTCCATGGACCGCGGCGCAGCCATGCACGCCTCGCTGGCGGCGGGCAAGCCGGTCGAGGTCGAGGAGGTGGCGAGCCTTGCCGATTCGCTTGGCGGCGGTATCGGCCTCGACAACAAGCTTTCCTTCCAGCTTTGCCGCGACCATCTCGACGACGTTATCCTGGTCACCGAGGAGGAAATCTACCGGGCCATGCAGGTCCATTACTACGAGGATCGGCTGGTCTGCGAAGGCGCCAGCGCCGTCGGCGCCGCAGCCGCACTGGCCGGAAAGCTGGACGGGCTCGACGGGCCGGTCGCCACGATCATCACCGGCCGCAATGTCGACATGCGAGCCTATACCAGCATCGTCAACGGCGCCGACGTGACGCTCGGTGCGATCACGGTCACGGGAACGGCTTATGGCAGATGA